The Vibrio tasmaniensis genomic sequence AGAGCGGTTGATAGACTTATCTTCTACTGCTGGAGAGCCAAATACAAAGATATCCCAATCGAATTCCCCTGCTGTTTTGCCTTCATCCCAACGGATAACATGGCCAAACTTATTGTCTACGCGAGGGTTCGCAGAGTTCGCTTCTTTACGCTTGTTGTTATTAGTCAGCGTTAGGTAAGCCGTACCTGTCATTGGGTCAACAGAGCACCATTCAGGGCGATCCATTGGCGTTGCGCCTACAAGGTCAGCTGCGCCTGCGGTATTAATGATAAGTGCTGCTTGAGAATCAAATGAATCACCTAGCTTGCCGCCGTTTGTGGTCTTGCTACTCAGAGTTAGCGGTAGCCAAGTACCTGAACCATCATCATTGAATTTAGCTACATACAGCGTGCCTTTGTCCATGTACTTGTCACCTGCACTTAGGCGATTACTCGGCTCTGCGTCACGCGGGTCCCATTTCGCTTCAGAAACGAACTTGTACAGGTATTCAAAACGAGAATCGTGGCCAGAGTAGAACACAATTGGCTCACCTTCAGTAAGTTTGCCAAACGTACAACCTTCATGACGGAAACAACCCAATGCTGAACGTTTCTTAGCGCGAGAGTTCGCTGTGTATGGGTCGATTTCAACGATGTAGCCGTGACCGTGTGCTTCGTTACGGTAGTCATCCATTGCTGATTCGCCTGCTGGTGTGACATCAAAGCGCGCGAACTCGTCCAGTCGTTCTTGTTGGTTGCCAGAAAGCGTGTCCCAACCATAGCGTGTTTTGTCGGTTGCGATACCAATACGTTCTTGTGCTGGCGTTGTCTCGCCTTTGTTAACGAAATAACCCGGCCAGTTTTCTTCACACGTTAGGTAAGTGCCCCATGGCGTGTAGCCATTACCACAGTTGTTCAGCGTGCCGCGAGCTTGGCTGCCGTCTTGTGAGAATTTTGTTTTGGTGAATTCACTGTGGGCAACAGGGCCAGATAGATCCATCACGGTTGCACCTGTGTAGCGACGGTTTAATGGATCGTTATCGACCATTACCCATTGATTGTCTTCAAGCCTAACGCGAACCACACTCACGCCGTGCGCGTTGATCTCTTTACGTACTTCATCAAGGCTAGGGCGGTTGCCTTCATCGTATGTTGGACCATTAGCGTGCAGCGCTTTTTGGTCGATGTATTCGTGGTTGATCACCAACAAGCCATCATTGCTGTTGCCATTAAGTGGGAAGAAGTGCATGCCATCGTGATGCATGCCTAATGCGTTGGCTTGATCTTGTGCATTGTTGGTGCCGTCTTTTAACCAAGCATTGCCTTGCTTGTTAAGCGGAGTACCCCAAGGAACCAGAACTTGTGCCGTGTAACCTTTTGGTACGACTACGCTGTCTGTCAATGAGCCTTTAACCGATTCGAAGGCAAGTGTTGCAGTGCTTTTTTGTGCGCCTGTTGCTTGTATTGTCGCAGCGTTAGCCGTGCTGTGGCCTGCTAAACCAAACGCGCCAAATGCGGTCATTGCACTGATGCCTAAACCGCTTTTCAGAACATTTCTTCTTGAAAGGTTCGCATCTAGAACTTCTTCGAAGGGCTTGTTGTTGCTCTTGTTAAAACGAATACTATCAAATGTTTCCTTGCTCATCGGGACTGCTTCCTATTGGCTGACTTTATTATTCGTTATTCATGGCTCGCCCAGTTATCAACTATTGAGTTAATAAGTTGGGTCAATGTGTGACCAATCGTGAAGCAGTTAAGTGACAGATTTTTATAGTTTTGATTAAGGTTTTGTTTCTGCAGCACGATTTTTCCTGTTAAGCCTCTCATGTAATACAAAACTCTTGGGAATTAACGAGGAACTGTGTATAAATGCTTTATCAAATGAAAAGAGAGACAGTTATGAAATTAGATAAAATCGAAAACAAAAATCGTCGCCTACGCAAGAAGCTATACCTAGGTGAATTCGCTATTTTAGGTTTTGAAGTAAGCTGCACGACTTCGATTGCTGATTTTGACCAATACGATGTGTTCATCGATGAGTTTATCGATTTTATCGACAGCATCGGCCTGTGCTTTGGCGGCGGTGGTTTAGAGCTGTTCGAAGGTTTCTTATGTTCTATTGAGCGCTACCGTTCAGTGACAGAAGCAGAGCAACTGCAAGTAGCGCAGTGGCTTGAAGCTCGCGCAGAAGTAAGCAAAGTTGAAGTAAGCGAACTTGTTGACGCAAACTACGCATTCTAAATTGGTGTTGTTCGGCTAGCTCAGTTGGAAGCGAATAGAGTCTTCCTGAGAGAAGCTTTATACATCAGTGAAAGGCCCAGTCGGTATATCGATTGGGCCTTTTTGCGTTTGGTCTACGCTATTCTAGAACCATGGTTCCTTGTGTAACTCTCATTTTTATAACGAGAGTTTCTATTTATATATTAGTCTCTTATGTCTGTTTTTCTGGGTGGTAATAAGTTTGAAGAAACTTGTGAGAGTTTTATGAGAATTAAATGAAGTTGCTGATAGATTTGATCGCCATTCTTAGAGTCAACAACACCACAGTTCGTTCTGGCAAAGGTAACGGTATATCACTGTTATTCGTTTTGTTGGCAACGATAGGACTCGATAAAGGATGGAATCAAAATGAATAAACGTACTCAAATCAGCTTAGTGATTAGCTCGGCTATGTTGGCCTTCGGAGCTGCTCAAGTTCAGGCTGCAGAGCTTGAGGTGACCGTTACCAACGCAACGAAAGGGATCTACTTTACGCCTATTTTGGCAGCAGCTCATGACTCCAGCTTGTTCATGTTTAGAACGGGTGAGAGTGCTTCTGCGGAATTGGAATCGATGGCCGAAGGTGGCGATATTTCAGGTTTATCTGGTGTCATTGCTAACGCGGGTGGTGTGGTGGTTGAGAATCCAGCTACCGGAATTCTTAATCCAGGAGTCGCAACGACGTTTGATATCGACACTGGTGATTTAGCTTATTTGTCATTGGGTGCAATGCTGCTGCCAACCAACGACGGTTTTGTTGGCTTAGACAGTTGGAAAATCCCAACTCAAGCGGGCACCTATAAAGTGACTCTAAATGGTTATGACGCGGGTACAGAAGCCAATGATGAGCTGGCGGGCAGTATGCCGAACCCTCCATTCATTACCTTTGGCGCTGGAGGCTCTGGTGTAGAAACTACAGTATCAAACGCTAAGGTTCATATTCATCCGGGTAACATTGGTGATAGTGACGCGGCGGGCGGTATCAGTGACCTCGATAGCAGTAGTCATCGTTGGTTAAACCCTGTTGCAACTATCACCATTGTTGTGAAGTAAGGGGGATGTATGAAAGCTAGAATTCTATTTATCGCTGCATCAGTAGCTGTGTTAGCAGGTTGTCCGGACGATGACGACGATTACTATCGCTATGATGTGAGTGTTACGAACCTCACGCCCAATCAACCAATGTCACCGCTCGCAGTGTTGACTCACAATAATACCTTCAATCTGTTTGAAGTCGGGCAAAGTGCCTCGGTCGAACTTGAATACTTAGCGGAAGGGGGTAGTAATGCTCAATTGCTTGCACTCAGCGACAGTGACGCCAATGTTTATCAAGGTATCTCTGGCAATGGGCTGATTCTTTCTGGTGAAAGCGACACTGTTTCAATCCGTGTCAATCCTAACCAAGAAGACTACCTCTCCATCGCTTCCATGTTGGTGAACACTAATGATGCGTTTGTTGGTGAATCCGGTTTGTCGCTCAAGTCATTAGCGGTGGGTGACACCTTTGTCATGAACATGAATGTTTGGGATTCGGGGACTGAGCTGAATGACGAGTTTGCTGCAACGATTCCGGGACCTGCCGGTGGTGGTGAAGGCTTTAACACTACAAGAAATGACACGGATGTAGTGAGCTTCCATGCAGGCGTAATAAGCCAAGATGATGGCCTGACGACGTCGGCACTAAGTGGCAACCACCGCTTCCTTAACCCAGGCGCAAGAATCACTATTACTCGAACTGAATAATAGGGTTGAAAGCACGATGAAAGAATTCCTGTTCTGTTCCGGTCAATTGAAAGGTGGGTAGACTCCGAATAGAGCAGGGATCATGAATAATGCTGCGGTAAATTTGATGGCAAACATATTGTTGATTGAAGACGATGATGACTTAGCTGAACTGGTGAAGATGCATCTTAAGTTCCAAGGTCATCATGTCGAAAGAGCCAATACGATTGAAAAAGCGCAGGCTCTATATCTGGATGGTCAGTTTGATCTAGTCGTGCTCGATCGAGGCTTACCTGATGGTGACGGACTCGACTTTTGTCGGATGATCCGTCAGCAAGAAGATTGGACTCCCGTGTTGATGCTCACAGCAAGAGACGCTGAACTGGATAAAGTCTCTGGCTTAGAAGTCGGTGTCGATGACTACATCACCAAGCCATTCAGTGTGCTTGAGTTTCAAGCTCGTGTCCGTAATGTCTTACGTCGGGTTAATCATGCAGAAGCCACAATCAAAGAGGCTCCAACAACGGAATCTGTGATGAGTTTTGGTGGCCTTACCATTCAACCGGAGCGTCATCAGGTTTCTTTAAATAACCAAGATGTCTTGTTGACCGCGACAGAATTTACTTTACTTCATTTCTTAGCCACCCGTCCGGGTCGAGTGTATAGCAAAGATGAGCTGCTTGATCATGTATGGCACACCAACCATTCAGGCTACCACCACACCGTTTGTAGCACCGTCAATCGCTTGCGAACCAAGCTTGCTATGCCCAATAGCGATGATGACTTCATCAAGACTGTTTGGGGTGTTGGGTATAAGTTTGAGTCGAAGGCTTAGGGTTTGATTCTCGCTTTTTAAGTTCATTAATAGAAACAGAAGTCATTAAGGAGTAAGCATGAGTTTTAAGTCGCGCTTAGTGTTGTTTACCAGCTTGTGGTTTCTATTGGTGAGTGTGGTCATCGCCTACACCTATCATTGGCAAAAAGAGACCATAGAACAAAGAACCAAGCAGAGCTTACATAAAGAGCTCTCGGTGCATATGCGTGATGATAATCCTCTCATGATTGGGACCGACTACAACCCCAAAGCACTCAAATCTATATTCCATACCTTGATGTTGATAGGGCC encodes the following:
- a CDS encoding PhoX family protein; protein product: MSKETFDSIRFNKSNNKPFEEVLDANLSRRNVLKSGLGISAMTAFGAFGLAGHSTANAATIQATGAQKSTATLAFESVKGSLTDSVVVPKGYTAQVLVPWGTPLNKQGNAWLKDGTNNAQDQANALGMHHDGMHFFPLNGNSNDGLLVINHEYIDQKALHANGPTYDEGNRPSLDEVRKEINAHGVSVVRVRLEDNQWVMVDNDPLNRRYTGATVMDLSGPVAHSEFTKTKFSQDGSQARGTLNNCGNGYTPWGTYLTCEENWPGYFVNKGETTPAQERIGIATDKTRYGWDTLSGNQQERLDEFARFDVTPAGESAMDDYRNEAHGHGYIVEIDPYTANSRAKKRSALGCFRHEGCTFGKLTEGEPIVFYSGHDSRFEYLYKFVSEAKWDPRDAEPSNRLSAGDKYMDKGTLYVAKFNDDGSGTWLPLTLSSKTTNGGKLGDSFDSQAALIINTAGAADLVGATPMDRPEWCSVDPMTGTAYLTLTNNNKRKEANSANPRVDNKFGHVIRWDEGKTAGEFDWDIFVFGSPAVEDKSINRSGLTDMNQFASPDGLAFDARGILWIQTDNGADEVTGYTNDQMLAVVPSQLTDDNGNSAVIDANNQTQLKRFFVGPNGCEVTGFTISPDFKSLFVNIQHPANWPSSEDATAQTQGNVRPRASTVVIRREDGGEIAV
- a CDS encoding YggL 50S ribosome-binding family protein gives rise to the protein MKLDKIENKNRRLRKKLYLGEFAILGFEVSCTTSIADFDQYDVFIDEFIDFIDSIGLCFGGGGLELFEGFLCSIERYRSVTEAEQLQVAQWLEARAEVSKVEVSELVDANYAF
- a CDS encoding spondin domain-containing protein, which produces MNKRTQISLVISSAMLAFGAAQVQAAELEVTVTNATKGIYFTPILAAAHDSSLFMFRTGESASAELESMAEGGDISGLSGVIANAGGVVVENPATGILNPGVATTFDIDTGDLAYLSLGAMLLPTNDGFVGLDSWKIPTQAGTYKVTLNGYDAGTEANDELAGSMPNPPFITFGAGGSGVETTVSNAKVHIHPGNIGDSDAAGGISDLDSSSHRWLNPVATITIVVK
- a CDS encoding spondin domain-containing protein: MKARILFIAASVAVLAGCPDDDDDYYRYDVSVTNLTPNQPMSPLAVLTHNNTFNLFEVGQSASVELEYLAEGGSNAQLLALSDSDANVYQGISGNGLILSGESDTVSIRVNPNQEDYLSIASMLVNTNDAFVGESGLSLKSLAVGDTFVMNMNVWDSGTELNDEFAATIPGPAGGGEGFNTTRNDTDVVSFHAGVISQDDGLTTSALSGNHRFLNPGARITITRTE
- a CDS encoding response regulator transcription factor, with the translated sequence MNNAAVNLMANILLIEDDDDLAELVKMHLKFQGHHVERANTIEKAQALYLDGQFDLVVLDRGLPDGDGLDFCRMIRQQEDWTPVLMLTARDAELDKVSGLEVGVDDYITKPFSVLEFQARVRNVLRRVNHAEATIKEAPTTESVMSFGGLTIQPERHQVSLNNQDVLLTATEFTLLHFLATRPGRVYSKDELLDHVWHTNHSGYHHTVCSTVNRLRTKLAMPNSDDDFIKTVWGVGYKFESKA